In Candidatus Binatus sp., the following are encoded in one genomic region:
- the cas6e gene encoding type I-E CRISPR-associated protein Cas6/Cse3/CasE, whose product MNVTGATKSTSAGAGFMRVSSMSINPLSMISLEFDRARLAALGRSFGVPLHAVDDGYLVHCAARALFGDTAPQPFALRPSRGRNLRALGYSVASADDLRAHAHTFAEPIAYAACNLESIVGKPMPAAWRLGTKLGFEVRACPVSRSDGATTRVADPAVRPRAEVDCFLSACRRAGESARVVREEIYLQWLHRELDRGGAAKLVSGRMLSFRRVRLSRSTHAGVRAIKVCERPDAIFAGILEVADPQAFDTLLRRGVGRHRAFGFGMLLLRPVGHLDA is encoded by the coding sequence ATGAACGTGACTGGCGCAACCAAATCCACGTCAGCCGGCGCTGGATTCATGAGGGTATCATCAATGTCGATAAACCCGCTGTCGATGATTAGTCTCGAGTTCGATCGCGCGCGACTGGCCGCGCTCGGACGTTCCTTTGGTGTTCCTCTTCACGCCGTAGATGATGGATACCTGGTTCATTGCGCGGCTCGAGCGCTCTTTGGCGATACTGCCCCGCAGCCATTTGCCTTGCGTCCGTCCCGCGGACGCAACTTGCGCGCCCTCGGCTACTCTGTGGCAAGCGCCGACGATCTGCGCGCTCACGCCCACACCTTTGCCGAGCCGATCGCGTATGCGGCTTGCAATCTCGAAAGCATCGTTGGCAAACCGATGCCGGCTGCATGGCGCCTCGGCACGAAGCTCGGGTTCGAGGTCCGCGCCTGTCCCGTCAGCCGCTCCGATGGCGCCACAACTCGCGTCGCCGATCCGGCAGTGCGCCCCCGCGCCGAAGTTGATTGCTTCCTATCCGCATGCCGCCGGGCGGGTGAATCGGCGCGCGTAGTCCGCGAGGAGATCTATCTCCAATGGCTGCACCGCGAACTTGATCGAGGCGGCGCCGCGAAACTGGTTTCAGGCCGGATGCTCTCGTTCCGGCGAGTGCGCCTTTCCCGCAGCACTCACGCCGGCGTTCGCGCGATTAAAGTCTGCGAACGCCCGGACGCCATCTTCGCCGGTATCCTCGAGGTCGCCGATCCGCAAGCCTTCGACACTTTGCTGCGGCGCGGCGTCGGCCGTCATCGAGCCTTCGGGTTCGGGATGTTGTTGCTGCGGCCAGTGGGACACCTCGATGCTTAA
- the cas5e gene encoding type I-E CRISPR-associated protein Cas5/CasD, whose protein sequence is MPQVLILRFDAPLISFGGVIVDENGVTRQFPGCAMLTGLLANALGYDHCDFPLLQALQQRLRYAVRCDLPGREIADFQTVDLSPLWMRQGWTTRGIVEGRAGGTASTGTHIRHRRFIADSVHTISLTLIDEDRQPTLDDLEAALREPARPLFIGRKPCLPSEPILCGRVNASTLLGALESYPLSLRARPGHPFNAWWPGDEDVGRPESRLIPITDERDWRNQIHVSRRWIHEGIINVDKPAVDD, encoded by the coding sequence ATGCCGCAAGTCCTGATCCTCCGTTTCGATGCGCCGTTGATTTCTTTTGGCGGCGTGATCGTCGATGAAAATGGCGTTACGCGCCAGTTCCCCGGCTGCGCGATGCTGACCGGGCTGCTCGCCAATGCTCTCGGCTATGATCATTGCGATTTCCCGCTGCTCCAGGCGCTCCAGCAGCGGCTGCGTTATGCCGTCAGATGCGATCTGCCGGGGCGTGAGATCGCAGACTTCCAAACCGTCGATCTTTCTCCGCTATGGATGCGGCAGGGCTGGACCACTCGCGGAATCGTCGAAGGCCGCGCGGGCGGGACCGCCAGCACGGGAACCCACATCCGTCATCGCCGCTTCATCGCAGATTCGGTCCATACCATCTCGCTGACCTTGATCGACGAGGACCGCCAGCCCACGCTCGACGATCTCGAAGCCGCCTTGCGGGAGCCTGCCCGTCCGCTCTTCATCGGACGCAAGCCGTGTCTGCCGTCGGAACCGATCCTGTGCGGCCGCGTGAACGCCTCGACACTCTTGGGCGCGCTCGAATCGTATCCGTTATCGTTGCGAGCCCGGCCAGGCCATCCGTTCAACGCGTGGTGGCCGGGCGACGAGGACGTTGGCCGCCCCGAGTCGAGATTGATTCCCATCACGGATGAACGTGACTGGCGCAACCAAATCCACGTCAGCCGGCGCTGGATTCATGAGGGTATCATCAATGTCGATAAACCCGCTGTCGATGATTAG
- the cas7e gene encoding type I-E CRISPR-associated protein Cas7/Cse4/CasC: MNNPRFIQIHFLTSYPASLINRDDVGFAKRIPFGGAVRTRISSQCLKRHWRRDQNEYSLSSLVDDNMSVRSRRTFDEHLYKPLLADGVAEPLARAVTSELMTVVLGMSAGREKRAAKEDPAKPVEVASAQVTVFGKPELRFLLEQARAICKETSDSKKVKEAVKKHLDRDRAENLRTLKLNAGLDAALFGRMVTGDIFARCDAAIHVAHAFTVHGEAAESDYFSAVDDLLSDGDSAELGSGHINTAELTTGLFYGYVVVDIPLLTSNLGDDRTLAAKVADHLVHLVATVTPAAKIGSTAAHSYADFILVEAGKSQPRTLANAFLRPVRPESDLLASTYHMLGDHLGNLDRAYGRTDRKFLAVDRADSLGESLPDAERASSLNELAQWAAARIGG; encoded by the coding sequence ATGAACAATCCCCGCTTTATCCAAATCCATTTCCTCACCTCCTACCCCGCCTCGCTGATCAACCGCGACGACGTTGGTTTCGCCAAGCGCATCCCCTTCGGCGGCGCGGTGCGCACCCGGATCTCGTCGCAATGCCTGAAACGTCATTGGCGCCGCGACCAGAATGAATACTCGCTGTCCTCGCTGGTGGACGACAACATGTCCGTGCGCTCTCGTAGAACCTTCGACGAGCATCTTTATAAGCCCCTGCTTGCCGATGGCGTCGCCGAACCGCTCGCCCGCGCGGTGACTTCCGAACTGATGACGGTCGTGCTCGGCATGAGTGCCGGTAGAGAGAAGCGTGCCGCCAAGGAAGATCCGGCAAAACCGGTTGAAGTCGCCAGCGCCCAGGTTACCGTTTTCGGCAAGCCCGAACTGCGATTTCTGCTCGAGCAAGCGCGCGCGATCTGCAAGGAAACATCAGATTCCAAAAAGGTGAAAGAAGCTGTCAAGAAGCATCTAGACAGGGATCGCGCCGAAAATCTTCGCACCCTTAAACTCAACGCCGGCCTCGACGCCGCCCTCTTCGGCCGCATGGTCACCGGCGACATCTTCGCGCGCTGCGATGCCGCGATTCACGTCGCTCACGCCTTTACCGTTCATGGCGAAGCTGCCGAGAGCGATTACTTCTCAGCCGTCGATGATCTCCTATCCGACGGCGACTCCGCGGAACTTGGCAGCGGCCATATCAACACCGCCGAACTTACCACGGGCCTCTTTTACGGCTATGTCGTCGTCGATATTCCCTTACTGACCAGCAATCTCGGAGATGATCGCACGCTAGCCGCCAAAGTCGCCGATCATCTCGTCCACCTCGTTGCGACTGTTACGCCCGCGGCAAAGATCGGTTCTACCGCGGCCCATTCCTACGCTGACTTCATCCTAGTCGAAGCCGGCAAGTCTCAGCCCCGCACGCTCGCCAACGCCTTCTTGCGGCCGGTCCGTCCAGAATCCGACCTGCTCGCGAGTACCTACCATATGCTCGGCGATCATCTCGGCAATCTCGATCGCGCCTATGGCCGAACCGATCGCAAGTTCCTCGCGGTGGACCGCGCCGACAGTCTCGGCGAATCTTTGCCCGATGCCGAACGCGCGTCATCGCTGAACGAGCTAGCCCAATGGGCCGCCGCACGGATCGGAGGTTAG
- the casA gene encoding type I-E CRISPR-associated protein Cse1/CasA: MPDLMFNLLTDSLFSIDAGGTARFAVSLPEVLARLGGDQMTEFSALQPHQQHAWHAFLVQLAAIALHASGAEPAVRSADQWLTMLRHLTGGDDAPWSLVVADLAKPAFMQPPVPEGTLEGWAPVPFPDEIDILATARNHDVKSSRIEAPRPEHWIYALVTVQTMAGFEGRSKYGIARMNSGFGNRPCLSASSDLSAPVRFRRDLAILLEQRPRMIETYGYQQRGGAALLWTPSWDGQESGRLALEDCDPFFIEVARRVRFVADTSSRLSVFRKGTKQERVNSDERKGDLGDPWVPISRDGKAWTATDLSYRHLCRVLFTEDFLRNSAAQIRRDDGDSPVILAQVLARGQGKTDGYHERMIPVTPKIRDFFVRPDRNQQLAALARNFVQIVDDVEKKVLRLALLALIQGGPDKIDFQDRRPDGLVNELDSAIDRIFFPRLFELAGGDDAGAALDIWRKQTLDLARQTLEQAFDSIPIPLARRYRAIAMAERIFNGAARKLNPEQHTHEEEIPDGTSTS; the protein is encoded by the coding sequence ATGCCTGATCTCATGTTCAACCTGTTAACCGATTCTCTCTTCAGCATCGACGCGGGCGGCACTGCGCGCTTCGCCGTATCGCTACCGGAAGTTCTTGCGCGCCTCGGCGGCGACCAAATGACCGAGTTCAGCGCCTTGCAACCGCATCAGCAGCATGCGTGGCACGCCTTTCTGGTTCAGCTCGCAGCGATCGCACTTCATGCGTCTGGCGCCGAGCCGGCCGTGCGAAGCGCCGATCAGTGGCTGACGATGCTCCGCCATCTCACCGGCGGCGACGACGCGCCCTGGAGCCTGGTTGTCGCCGATCTTGCGAAGCCGGCGTTCATGCAACCGCCCGTCCCGGAGGGAACGTTGGAGGGATGGGCCCCTGTACCTTTCCCTGACGAAATCGACATCCTCGCCACTGCTCGCAACCACGACGTGAAGTCATCTCGAATCGAAGCGCCGAGGCCCGAGCATTGGATCTACGCGCTCGTCACTGTGCAGACGATGGCCGGATTTGAGGGCCGCAGCAAATACGGAATTGCCCGCATGAACAGCGGCTTTGGAAATCGCCCGTGCCTTAGCGCAAGCTCCGACCTCTCCGCGCCCGTTCGCTTTCGCCGCGATCTCGCGATCCTGCTCGAGCAGCGTCCCCGGATGATCGAGACCTACGGCTATCAGCAGCGTGGAGGCGCCGCGTTGCTGTGGACTCCGAGCTGGGATGGCCAGGAATCGGGCCGCCTCGCGCTCGAAGACTGCGATCCTTTCTTTATAGAAGTTGCGCGCCGCGTGCGGTTCGTCGCCGACACTTCGTCGCGCCTGTCGGTGTTTCGCAAGGGTACCAAGCAAGAACGCGTCAACTCCGACGAGCGCAAGGGCGACCTCGGCGATCCTTGGGTTCCCATTAGTCGGGACGGCAAGGCTTGGACCGCCACGGACCTTTCGTATCGTCATCTCTGCCGGGTTCTCTTCACAGAGGATTTTCTGCGTAATTCCGCCGCCCAAATCAGACGGGACGACGGCGACTCGCCGGTCATCCTGGCTCAGGTGCTCGCTCGTGGCCAAGGGAAAACTGATGGTTATCACGAGCGGATGATTCCGGTCACTCCAAAAATCCGGGACTTCTTCGTTCGACCGGATCGCAATCAGCAACTCGCCGCGCTAGCGCGCAATTTCGTACAGATCGTCGATGACGTCGAAAAGAAAGTCCTTAGACTCGCGTTGCTCGCGCTGATCCAGGGCGGCCCTGACAAGATCGACTTCCAGGACCGGCGGCCCGACGGTCTCGTCAACGAACTCGACTCCGCGATTGACCGCATATTTTTCCCGCGCCTGTTCGAACTGGCCGGCGGCGACGACGCCGGCGCCGCGCTCGACATCTGGCGCAAACAGACACTCGACCTCGCCCGCCAAACCCTCGAACAGGCCTTCGACAGCATCCCGATTCCGCTCGCGCGCCGCTACCGCGCGATCGCGATGGCCGAGCGAATCTTCAACGGCGCAGCCCGCAAACTAAATCCCGAGCAACACACGCACGAGGAGGAGATCCCCGATGGAACAAGCACCAGCTGA
- the casB gene encoding type I-E CRISPR-associated protein Cse2/CasB, translating to MEQAPAETSTLASLAGRLAALISDGLSPGDVATMRRMRPDEIGAPIFWRLAASELAGEFTTEGPRRDRQERRWAVILQAMAEMRHLHDPRKSLGASLADADIAEQRLLKLLRAGDDALFDAVRVIAHHLATRGVATNTADLARLILSDGGPNQESVRRKLARDFYGAQSRKETASAS from the coding sequence ATGGAACAAGCACCAGCTGAAACCTCAACCCTGGCCTCACTGGCCGGCCGTCTTGCTGCATTGATTAGCGACGGCCTGTCGCCCGGCGACGTCGCCACGATGCGCCGGATGCGGCCCGACGAGATAGGCGCGCCGATATTCTGGCGGCTCGCCGCCTCCGAGTTGGCAGGCGAGTTCACGACCGAAGGACCGCGGCGCGACCGGCAGGAACGACGCTGGGCCGTCATTCTGCAAGCGATGGCTGAGATGCGCCATCTTCACGACCCGCGCAAAAGTCTCGGCGCGTCCCTCGCCGATGCCGACATCGCCGAACAACGTCTGCTCAAGCTACTCCGCGCTGGCGATGACGCGCTGTTCGACGCGGTCCGGGTCATCGCGCATCACCTTGCCACACGTGGCGTGGCGACCAACACCGCCGATCTCGCACGCCTGATCCTTAGCGACGGCGGTCCCAACCAGGAATCAGTCCGCAGGAAACTCGCTCGCGACTTTTACGGTGCTCAATCAAGAAAGGAGACTGCAAGCGCATCATGA